One region of Terricaulis silvestris genomic DNA includes:
- the lptG gene encoding LPS export ABC transporter permease LptG, with product MGFMFSRLGRYVISRVVWGIVIALIAVLASILLIDLVEQMRTVGTRSELSLWEALRLTLLKTPMLIEQTLPFVVLAGSMMAIVGLNRSSELVAMRAAGVSAWRFLAPAALAGIVLGLFTITVLNPIGAHLFQSFETERSDALSDRPAGEANAGVWIRQGDPDGQVVIHADTVDASGSTLQGATFMFFGVRDNALRFERRILAERAELRPGFWQLTNLVEATPGGRPVRHSHLAIPTTLDATEMIDRFVSPASLSFWALPGFIGEARAAGFAPTRYELKWQSLLAYPLLLATMAGLGAAFSLQLQRLGNLARWGAAGVGIGLFLFFYSQLAGAFAMTQTVPAVVAAWSAPFAGMFIALAMVAFLEDG from the coding sequence TCGCTATGTCATCTCGCGCGTGGTGTGGGGCATCGTCATCGCCCTGATCGCGGTGCTGGCGTCGATCCTGCTGATCGATCTCGTCGAGCAGATGCGCACCGTGGGCACGCGCTCCGAGCTTTCGCTTTGGGAAGCACTCCGTCTGACGTTGCTCAAGACGCCGATGCTGATCGAGCAGACGCTGCCGTTCGTTGTGCTCGCGGGCTCGATGATGGCGATTGTCGGCCTAAACCGTTCGAGCGAACTCGTCGCCATGCGTGCGGCCGGCGTTTCGGCGTGGCGTTTCCTGGCGCCGGCGGCGCTGGCAGGCATCGTGCTCGGGCTCTTCACCATCACGGTACTCAATCCGATTGGCGCGCACCTGTTTCAATCATTCGAGACGGAGCGATCCGACGCGCTCTCCGACCGCCCCGCCGGTGAAGCCAATGCCGGCGTGTGGATTCGCCAGGGCGATCCCGACGGCCAAGTCGTCATCCATGCCGACACCGTCGACGCCAGCGGATCGACGCTGCAGGGCGCGACCTTCATGTTCTTCGGCGTCCGCGACAACGCGCTCAGGTTCGAGCGCCGCATTCTGGCCGAGCGCGCTGAGCTGCGGCCTGGTTTTTGGCAACTGACCAATCTTGTGGAAGCAACACCGGGGGGCCGGCCGGTGCGGCACAGCCACCTGGCGATCCCGACGACGTTGGACGCCACCGAAATGATCGACCGCTTCGTCAGCCCAGCGTCGCTCTCATTTTGGGCGCTGCCCGGCTTCATCGGCGAGGCTCGCGCGGCCGGTTTTGCGCCGACGCGCTATGAGCTGAAGTGGCAGAGCCTGCTGGCCTACCCGTTGCTGCTGGCGACAATGGCCGGGCTTGGGGCCGCTTTCTCGCTGCAGTTGCAGCGCTTGGGCAATTTGGCCCGCTGGGGCGCGGCAGGGGTCGGAATTGGGCTCTTCTTGTTCTTCTACAGCCAGCTGGCCGGGGCTTTTGCCATGACCCAGACCGTTCCGGCCGTGGTGGCGGCATGGAGTGCGCCCTTTGCCGGGATGTTCATCGCCCTGGCCATGGTGGCCTTCCTCGAAGACGGCTGA
- a CDS encoding LPS-assembly protein LptD: MRRSGEMADRSAERAPFGWAALAAAVAVTVAPAAVAQEQVPAPSPTAEQTDRVLLEADQLIDDQQARTIIAEGDVQIRYQGRTMRADRLVYDLNTGSIHAIGNVQIVLEDGSTTYAEEVEADEAMNVGAARELRARLGQTGTLAARAALRHGEGESELRNIIYTSCPICENGDRPPTWSLRARRAIQDRESRTISYQGAVLEVAGVPVLYIPYLAHPDPSVGRASGFLTPDIGRNRRLGTFYDQPYFWAISPSQDLTASLRIHGNVNPMAGLEYRKRFWSGELEVDTTFTQEQLFDTEGNRFGDEIFRYSAFAEGRFEINRHWDWGFGVERTYDDEYLRRYDIEGAGERRGPYIGQDTRLISQLYGIGQTRHSYTSVSFVGFQGLREEDTSDLLPVILPFAETDHVWTPPGIGGQIRFQSNTAVLLRDDNPATVDFEGSDGRFSFSTSWRKDMIFGPGMVFSPFAQGRGDIYHVETSDDEFETISRGLGLGGAELSWPFMRPGERFDLIVEPVVMAAVATDNAEDPRIVNEDSLAFELDDSNLFRPNAAPNYDLWEPGARVSAGLRATARARTGESASLMFGRRWREEQADGFTEENNLGGETSDWVAAAQADLGSGFGAEARFRLDNETLEVQRIDLGVRASAGRFTVNTRYFAVDESLTPPGDPNEELSANVGVELARGWRAQFGLTRDLDSDINLRQDIRAIYEDDCTFLEIAYTRSETQRGTIGPDEGLQIRIGLRSLGVFGGS; the protein is encoded by the coding sequence ATGCGCCGTTCGGGGGAGATGGCCGATCGTTCGGCCGAACGCGCGCCGTTCGGCTGGGCCGCGCTCGCCGCGGCCGTGGCGGTCACGGTTGCCCCCGCTGCCGTCGCGCAGGAACAGGTTCCCGCGCCATCACCTACCGCTGAGCAGACCGATCGGGTCCTCCTCGAAGCCGATCAACTGATCGACGATCAGCAGGCGCGCACCATCATCGCCGAGGGCGACGTCCAGATCCGCTACCAGGGCCGCACCATGCGCGCCGACCGGCTGGTGTACGATCTCAACACCGGTTCGATCCACGCCATCGGCAATGTTCAAATCGTGCTCGAGGACGGCTCGACGACTTACGCCGAAGAGGTCGAAGCCGACGAGGCGATGAATGTCGGCGCCGCACGTGAGTTGCGTGCGCGGCTTGGCCAGACAGGCACACTCGCGGCGCGCGCCGCGCTCAGGCACGGCGAAGGTGAGAGCGAACTTCGCAACATTATCTACACCAGCTGCCCGATCTGCGAGAACGGCGACCGTCCGCCGACATGGAGCTTGCGTGCGCGGCGCGCGATCCAGGATCGCGAGAGCCGCACCATTTCGTATCAGGGCGCGGTGCTGGAAGTGGCCGGCGTGCCGGTGCTTTACATTCCGTATCTCGCACACCCGGATCCGTCCGTTGGCCGCGCGTCGGGTTTCCTGACGCCTGACATCGGCCGTAACCGCCGTCTCGGCACGTTCTACGATCAGCCGTATTTTTGGGCGATTTCACCGTCGCAGGATTTGACAGCGTCGTTGCGCATCCACGGCAACGTCAATCCGATGGCGGGCCTCGAGTATCGCAAGCGCTTCTGGTCGGGCGAACTCGAAGTCGACACCACGTTCACGCAAGAACAGTTGTTCGACACCGAGGGCAACCGCTTCGGCGACGAGATTTTCCGCTACAGCGCCTTCGCCGAAGGCCGCTTCGAGATCAATCGCCATTGGGATTGGGGTTTCGGCGTCGAGCGCACCTACGACGACGAATATCTGCGCCGCTACGATATCGAAGGCGCTGGCGAGCGCCGTGGTCCGTACATCGGCCAAGACACGCGCCTCATCTCGCAGCTCTATGGCATCGGCCAGACGCGCCACTCCTACACATCGGTGTCATTCGTCGGCTTCCAGGGTCTGCGCGAAGAAGACACGTCTGACTTGCTGCCGGTGATCCTGCCGTTTGCGGAAACTGACCACGTATGGACGCCGCCCGGCATCGGCGGACAAATTCGCTTCCAATCCAACACAGCCGTGCTGCTGCGCGACGACAATCCCGCGACCGTCGATTTCGAAGGCAGCGACGGCCGCTTCTCGTTCAGCACCTCGTGGCGCAAGGATATGATCTTCGGGCCGGGCATGGTGTTCAGCCCGTTCGCCCAAGGCCGCGGCGATATCTATCACGTCGAAACCAGCGACGATGAGTTCGAGACGATTTCGCGCGGCTTAGGTCTCGGCGGCGCTGAGCTCAGCTGGCCGTTCATGCGCCCAGGTGAGCGCTTCGACCTGATCGTCGAGCCGGTGGTGATGGCGGCGGTCGCGACCGACAACGCCGAAGACCCGCGCATCGTCAACGAAGACAGCCTCGCGTTCGAGTTGGACGACTCCAACCTCTTCCGTCCCAACGCGGCGCCCAACTACGACCTCTGGGAACCCGGCGCACGTGTGAGCGCTGGCCTGCGGGCGACAGCGCGAGCGCGCACGGGCGAGAGCGCATCGCTCATGTTCGGCCGGCGCTGGCGCGAGGAACAGGCGGACGGTTTCACCGAAGAAAACAATCTGGGTGGCGAGACCTCCGATTGGGTGGCCGCCGCACAGGCCGATCTCGGCAGCGGCTTCGGCGCTGAGGCGCGGTTCCGGTTGGACAATGAAACGCTGGAAGTCCAGCGCATCGACTTGGGGGTGCGCGCGTCAGCGGGGCGCTTCACCGTCAACACCCGATATTTCGCCGTGGACGAGTCTTTGACCCCGCCAGGCGACCCCAATGAGGAATTGTCGGCCAATGTGGGCGTTGAACTGGCACGCGGCTGGCGGGCGCAGTTCGGTCTGACCCGTGACCTAGATTCAGACATAAATCTGCGCCAGGACATCCGCGCGATTTACGAGGATGACTGTACTTTCCTCGAGATCGCCTACACCCGCTCGGAAACGCAGCGGGGCACGATCGGTCCGGATGAGGGGCTACAAATCCGGATCGGGCTGCGCTCGCTAGGGGTGTTCGGCGGGAGCTGA
- a CDS encoding peptidylprolyl isomerase, translating to MNWKQVFAAAAVASALAGGASPASAQMAEGVAAVVNDHVISTFDVRQRANLLITSAGLQSTPEMQQRARAQALRDLIDERLQILETATYEIAVTPQEIDSRLNDIARSNNTDLAGFTQQLAQAGISPTTLRTQIEADIAWNRLIAGLYGTRVRVSDVEVRETQERIAANATRPQYQISEIFLPAESDAEFNEMEQGALRLLQEMQRGAPFPAVARQFSRAPSAVAGGDVGWIASTDLAPELQPIADRLETGQVSLPVRTPTGVYIIAMRDRRAGADPGASSTISLRQVSAPTARQSAVERLQRRGGCSDLDSQVAGIEGGVVVDLGEARETDLSPAIRARVNGVAAGSASPVVVDGETANTIFVCGRQTGGGAVPAREEIESRLREQELALLSERYLRNLRREATIITRQ from the coding sequence ATGAATTGGAAGCAAGTTTTCGCAGCGGCGGCCGTGGCCTCCGCGCTGGCCGGCGGCGCCTCGCCGGCTTCGGCGCAGATGGCCGAAGGGGTCGCGGCGGTCGTGAACGACCACGTCATCTCGACGTTCGACGTGCGCCAACGCGCCAATCTGTTGATCACGTCGGCGGGCCTGCAGTCGACACCGGAAATGCAGCAACGTGCGCGCGCCCAAGCGCTGCGCGATCTGATCGATGAGCGGCTGCAGATCCTGGAAACGGCGACGTACGAGATCGCTGTTACGCCGCAAGAGATCGACTCGCGCCTGAACGACATCGCGCGCTCGAACAACACCGATCTCGCAGGCTTCACCCAGCAACTGGCGCAAGCCGGCATTTCCCCAACGACGCTGCGCACGCAGATCGAAGCTGACATCGCCTGGAACCGATTGATCGCGGGCCTCTATGGTACGCGCGTTCGTGTTTCCGACGTCGAAGTCCGTGAGACGCAGGAACGCATCGCCGCCAACGCTACGCGGCCGCAGTATCAGATTTCGGAGATCTTCCTGCCGGCCGAGTCCGATGCAGAGTTCAACGAAATGGAGCAAGGCGCGCTCCGGCTGTTGCAGGAAATGCAGCGCGGTGCGCCGTTCCCCGCGGTCGCGCGCCAGTTTTCGCGCGCGCCCTCCGCTGTCGCGGGCGGCGACGTCGGCTGGATTGCCTCGACCGATCTCGCGCCCGAACTGCAACCGATCGCGGATCGCCTGGAGACGGGTCAAGTCTCGCTGCCAGTGCGGACACCGACAGGTGTTTACATCATCGCAATGCGCGATCGCCGCGCGGGCGCCGATCCGGGCGCGAGCTCGACCATCTCACTGCGCCAGGTTAGTGCGCCAACGGCGAGGCAGAGCGCTGTCGAGCGCCTCCAGCGGCGCGGCGGCTGCAGCGATCTGGACTCACAAGTCGCAGGCATCGAAGGCGGCGTTGTGGTCGACTTGGGCGAAGCACGCGAAACCGACCTGTCTCCCGCCATTCGCGCACGCGTAAACGGCGTGGCAGCCGGTTCGGCGTCACCGGTCGTGGTCGACGGCGAAACCGCGAACACGATCTTTGTGTGCGGGCGTCAGACTGGCGGCGGCGCCGTGCCGGCGCGCGAGGAAATCGAGAGCCGGTTGCGCGAGCAGGAGCTGGCGCTCCTGTCAGAACGCTATCTGCGCAACCTGCGGCGCGAAGCCACGATCATCACGCGCCAATGA
- the pdxA gene encoding 4-hydroxythreonine-4-phosphate dehydrogenase PdxA translates to MKPLAVSMGDPAGIGLELAARVWAERDGDTPPFFFVGDADALERASTRLGLATPALNVVDSADKIAVDGEQLSILSVPLAMEETPGAPDPVNADATIAAIEKGVAAVRAGAASALVTLPIAKAVLHTADFGFPGHTEFLDHLTQDMPWQQARGPVMMLAGPSLKVALATIHTPLALVSKQLTRERIAHVGRIVGEALRRDFGIEAPRIALCGLNPHAGEEGNIGREEIEVIDPAARSLRGEGWQVADARSADALFHDEARKTYDAVIALYHDQGLIPIKTLHFWDAVNVTLGLPIVRTSPDHGTGFDIAGKGVARADSFRAALKLAWEMAQRRARA, encoded by the coding sequence ATGAAGCCGCTCGCCGTTTCGATGGGCGATCCCGCCGGGATCGGCCTCGAACTGGCGGCGCGCGTCTGGGCCGAACGGGACGGAGACACGCCGCCGTTCTTCTTTGTTGGCGACGCGGATGCACTCGAACGCGCGAGCACGCGGCTAGGCTTGGCAACGCCCGCGCTCAATGTTGTCGACAGCGCTGACAAGATTGCGGTCGATGGCGAACAGCTTTCGATCCTCTCCGTTCCGCTCGCGATGGAAGAGACGCCAGGCGCACCGGATCCGGTCAACGCCGACGCCACGATCGCGGCGATCGAGAAGGGCGTGGCGGCGGTGCGCGCTGGGGCGGCGTCGGCGCTGGTGACGCTTCCGATTGCGAAGGCAGTGCTGCACACCGCCGATTTCGGCTTTCCAGGGCACACGGAATTTCTCGATCACCTGACGCAAGACATGCCGTGGCAACAGGCGCGCGGCCCGGTGATGATGTTGGCGGGGCCATCGCTCAAAGTGGCGCTGGCCACTATTCACACCCCGCTGGCGCTGGTCTCCAAGCAATTGACCAGGGAGCGCATCGCGCATGTGGGCCGCATCGTGGGCGAAGCGCTGCGGCGCGATTTCGGCATCGAAGCGCCGCGCATTGCACTCTGCGGACTCAATCCGCATGCGGGTGAGGAAGGCAACATCGGCCGCGAAGAGATTGAGGTAATCGACCCGGCGGCGCGATCTCTGCGCGGCGAAGGCTGGCAAGTCGCCGACGCGCGCTCGGCGGATGCGCTGTTCCACGACGAAGCGCGCAAGACTTATGACGCCGTGATTGCGCTCTATCACGACCAGGGCCTCATCCCGATCAAGACGCTGCATTTCTGGGATGCGGTGAACGTCACGCTGGGCTTGCCGATCGTGCGCACGTCGCCGGATCACGGGACGGGGTTCGATATCGCCGGCAAAGGCGTGGCGCGCGCCGACAGTTTCCGCGCGGCGCTGAAGCTGGCGTGGGAGATGGCGCAGCGCCGCGCCCGCGCATGA
- the rsmA gene encoding 16S rRNA (adenine(1518)-N(6)/adenine(1519)-N(6))-dimethyltransferase RsmA — MNADELPTLREELEAHGLWANKGLGQHFLLDLNITRRIARAAGDIAGKPVIEVGPGPGGLTRALLEAGADVTAIEKDARFLPLLEPLIEWSEGRLRIIHGDALEADEATLLYGPPAPRRPASAHAGEAPAVHIVSNLPYNVGTPLLVKWLKAGAWRGDMTLMFQKEVAQRIVAKPGSDAYGRLAVLAQARCEARLEFTVPARAFTPPPKIASAIVRLTDRADPYPHLDVLERVTAAAFGQRRKMLRSALRSLTPETEALLRGADLPPTARAEEIDQAGFRRLADAWRARA; from the coding sequence ATGAACGCCGACGAGTTGCCGACGCTACGCGAAGAACTCGAAGCGCACGGGCTGTGGGCGAACAAGGGGCTCGGCCAGCATTTCCTGCTCGATCTCAACATCACGCGCCGCATCGCGCGCGCGGCCGGCGATATCGCGGGCAAGCCGGTGATCGAAGTGGGCCCCGGGCCGGGCGGGCTGACCCGCGCGTTGTTGGAAGCCGGCGCCGACGTCACCGCGATTGAGAAGGATGCGCGCTTTCTTCCCCTGCTCGAGCCGCTGATCGAATGGAGCGAAGGCCGGTTGCGCATCATTCATGGCGATGCGCTGGAGGCGGATGAGGCGACCTTGCTTTATGGACCGCCGGCGCCTCGCCGGCCGGCTTCGGCGCATGCCGGCGAGGCGCCGGCGGTCCATATTGTGTCCAACCTGCCCTACAATGTTGGGACGCCGCTGCTGGTGAAATGGCTGAAGGCGGGTGCGTGGCGCGGGGACATGACACTGATGTTCCAGAAGGAGGTTGCGCAGCGCATTGTGGCGAAGCCTGGGAGCGATGCCTACGGGCGCCTTGCTGTGTTGGCGCAGGCGCGATGCGAGGCGCGGTTGGAGTTCACCGTCCCCGCCCGCGCGTTCACGCCGCCGCCAAAGATTGCGTCGGCCATCGTGCGCCTGACCGATCGCGCCGATCCCTACCCGCATCTCGACGTACTGGAGCGCGTCACGGCGGCGGCGTTCGGGCAACGGCGGAAAATGCTGCGGTCGGCGCTGAGATCGCTGACGCCGGAAACGGAAGCGCTACTCCGCGGTGCCGACTTGCCGCCGACGGCGCGCGCCGAAGAGATCGACCAAGCGGGGTTTCGCCGCCTGGCCGATGCGTGGCGCGCTAGGGCGTAG
- a CDS encoding YceI family protein, which translates to MYRFAPSLLALALIACGAPTQPAPEPAPAETAVAHTAPAGAYTLDKPHASLVIRVNHIGYSNFTARFVNWDASLNLDPAAPANSSINVTIDPRSIASDNAPTGFIDIMRNEFLQAPAHPEITFRSTRVEPTGPNTARITGDLTLLGVTKPVTLEARFNGGYEGMPALDPNARVGFSAHGVFNRSEFGMSYGLPPEGSNLGVGDQVELIIETEFNGPALAAPTPATP; encoded by the coding sequence ATGTATCGCTTCGCCCCGTCCCTGCTAGCGCTCGCCCTCATCGCCTGCGGCGCGCCGACCCAACCCGCGCCCGAGCCGGCGCCCGCCGAAACTGCTGTCGCACATACGGCGCCGGCCGGCGCTTACACGCTGGACAAGCCGCACGCGAGCTTGGTCATCCGCGTCAATCACATCGGCTATTCCAATTTCACCGCGCGCTTCGTGAATTGGGACGCGTCGCTCAATCTCGATCCGGCGGCGCCTGCGAATTCGTCGATCAACGTCACGATTGATCCGCGTTCCATCGCGTCCGACAATGCGCCGACCGGTTTCATCGACATCATGCGCAACGAGTTCCTCCAGGCGCCCGCGCACCCGGAGATCACCTTCCGCTCGACGCGCGTCGAACCCACAGGCCCGAACACCGCGCGCATCACCGGCGATCTAACTCTGCTTGGCGTCACCAAGCCGGTCACGCTCGAAGCGCGATTCAACGGCGGTTACGAAGGCATGCCGGCGCTCGATCCGAACGCGCGTGTCGGTTTCTCGGCGCATGGCGTGTTCAATCGCTCGGAGTTCGGCATGAGCTACGGCCTGCCGCCTGAAGGCAGCAATCTTGGCGTTGGCGATCAGGTCGAGTTGATCATCGAGACCGAGTTCAACGGTCCGGCCTTGGCGGCGCCCACGCCGGCTACGCCCTAG
- the gmk gene encoding guanylate kinase: MLNEHVARRGLMFVLSSPSGAGKSTLARKLLEEDSNMSLSVSATTRPPRPSEVDGREYKFMQREAFEEMADRGEFLEHALVFGNHYGTPRAPVEAMLIQGKDVLFDVDWQGARALRAAEPQDVVGIFILPPSMSELERRLHARAEDSEEVIARRMARSLDEISHWEEYDYVLVNTLLEQTLGQIKQILAAERLKRLRQMWLRLHVERLKQGI, encoded by the coding sequence ATGTTGAATGAGCATGTCGCGCGGCGCGGCCTCATGTTCGTGCTGTCGAGCCCCTCCGGCGCCGGCAAGTCCACGCTGGCCCGGAAGCTGTTGGAGGAAGATTCCAACATGTCGCTCTCGGTCTCGGCGACAACGCGTCCGCCTCGCCCGAGCGAGGTCGACGGCCGCGAGTACAAGTTTATGCAGCGCGAGGCGTTCGAAGAAATGGCCGATCGCGGCGAGTTTCTCGAACATGCGCTCGTCTTCGGCAATCATTACGGCACGCCGCGCGCGCCCGTCGAAGCTATGTTGATCCAGGGCAAAGACGTCCTGTTCGATGTCGATTGGCAGGGCGCCCGCGCGCTCCGCGCCGCCGAACCGCAGGACGTCGTCGGCATTTTCATCCTGCCGCCGTCGATGTCCGAACTCGAGCGCCGGCTCCATGCTCGCGCTGAAGACAGCGAAGAGGTCATAGCCCGGCGCATGGCGCGCTCGCTCGACGAGATCAGCCACTGGGAAGAGTACGATTACGTGCTCGTCAACACGCTGCTCGAACAGACGCTTGGCCAGATCAAACAAATCCTTGCCGCCGAACGGCTAAAGCGTCTCCGCCAGATGTGGCTGCGGCTGCATGTAGAGCGGCTGAAGCAGGGTATTTGA
- a CDS encoding YicC/YloC family endoribonuclease, with amino-acid sequence MTGFARAEGEHAGQRWIWELRSVNGRGLDLKLRLPPGFDALEPQARAAANGKFKRGSVQASLNLARDPTAAPPIKIDLALVERLLAAGESFEGRVKKPSWDGLLAIRGVVQSEDSVELSEAERAAFEAALMAGFTIALDGLAAARQTEGRALAAIFSEAADRMDALIAAARSSASAAPAAAVERIRQRLETLAPELKIDPTRLAQEAAIAATRADVQEELERLAAHALELRMLISKPEAAGRRLEFLSQELTREANTLCSKSADLELTRIGLDLKTVVDQIKEQAANVE; translated from the coding sequence ATGACCGGATTCGCGCGCGCCGAAGGCGAGCACGCTGGCCAGCGCTGGATCTGGGAACTGCGCAGCGTCAACGGCCGGGGCCTCGACTTGAAGCTTCGGTTGCCGCCCGGCTTCGATGCGCTCGAGCCGCAAGCGCGCGCCGCGGCGAATGGCAAGTTCAAGCGCGGTTCGGTGCAGGCGTCGCTCAATCTCGCCCGCGATCCGACCGCGGCGCCGCCGATCAAGATCGATCTCGCACTGGTGGAGCGCTTGCTTGCGGCAGGTGAGAGCTTTGAGGGCCGCGTGAAGAAGCCGAGTTGGGACGGCCTGCTCGCCATACGCGGCGTCGTGCAAAGCGAAGACTCGGTCGAACTCAGCGAAGCGGAGCGCGCCGCGTTCGAAGCCGCGCTGATGGCGGGCTTCACTATAGCGCTGGATGGACTCGCTGCCGCTCGTCAAACCGAGGGCCGCGCGCTCGCGGCAATATTTTCAGAAGCGGCCGACCGCATGGATGCGTTGATCGCCGCGGCGCGTTCCTCCGCCAGTGCGGCGCCCGCCGCCGCCGTGGAGCGCATCCGCCAACGCTTGGAGACGCTCGCGCCCGAACTCAAGATCGATCCAACGCGCCTGGCGCAGGAAGCAGCCATCGCCGCCACGCGAGCGGATGTGCAGGAAGAACTGGAACGCCTCGCCGCGCATGCGCTCGAATTACGCATGTTAATCTCGAAGCCAGAGGCCGCTGGCCGGCGTCTCGAGTTCCTAAGCCAAGAACTGACGCGCGAAGCCAATACGTTGTGCTCGAAGTCCGCCGATCTCGAACTGACTCGGATCGGCCTCGATCTCAAAACCGTGGTCGATCAGATCAAGGAGCAGGCCGCCAATGTTGAATGA
- the mltG gene encoding endolytic transglycosylase MltG, giving the protein MGRFLFWLLVFGGAAAVFAFFFFTSAIGRPGPIAEPRAFTVEQGSTGASIATALREEGFITDPFLFRVANRLYASGAVLQAGEYEIPAHASVKDIVELMANGDALQHALTFPEGITISAAMKIIEESEVLTGDMPETPPEGSILPDTYHVQRGMTRAALLQQMRDAHDRALAEIWASRQPNLPLATPEDLVNLAAIVERETGVASERPLVAAVFINRLRRPMRLETDPTIIYGVCLRYPARCNDGRLVDAQGHRRTIRASEIALDTGYNTYRIDGLPPTPIANPGRAALEATANPAQSNAIFFVADGTGGHVFASTIAEHNANVARWRAIEAERLAAERAGR; this is encoded by the coding sequence ATGGGACGGTTTCTGTTCTGGCTGCTTGTGTTCGGCGGCGCAGCGGCCGTGTTTGCATTCTTCTTTTTCACCAGCGCCATCGGTCGCCCCGGTCCGATCGCTGAGCCGCGCGCCTTCACCGTCGAACAAGGCTCGACCGGCGCCTCGATCGCCACGGCTTTGCGAGAAGAAGGCTTCATCACCGATCCCTTCCTCTTCCGAGTCGCCAATCGCCTTTACGCGAGCGGCGCCGTGCTTCAGGCCGGCGAGTACGAAATTCCCGCGCACGCTTCGGTGAAAGACATCGTGGAGCTGATGGCGAACGGCGATGCGCTGCAGCACGCGCTCACCTTTCCCGAGGGCATCACCATTAGCGCCGCGATGAAGATCATCGAAGAGAGCGAAGTCTTGACCGGCGACATGCCGGAGACGCCGCCGGAAGGCTCGATCCTGCCCGACACCTACCACGTCCAGCGCGGCATGACGCGCGCCGCGTTGCTGCAGCAGATGCGCGATGCACACGATCGTGCTCTGGCGGAAATCTGGGCCAGCCGTCAGCCGAACCTGCCGCTGGCGACGCCCGAGGATCTCGTGAACCTCGCCGCCATTGTCGAGCGCGAAACCGGCGTCGCTTCCGAGCGCCCGCTCGTCGCCGCCGTCTTCATCAACCGCTTGCGCCGTCCGATGCGGCTCGAAACCGATCCGACCATCATCTACGGCGTCTGCCTGCGCTATCCCGCCCGCTGCAACGACGGCCGTTTGGTCGATGCGCAAGGCCATCGCCGCACCATCCGCGCCAGCGAGATCGCGCTCGACACCGGCTACAACACCTATCGCATCGACGGCCTGCCGCCGACGCCCATCGCCAATCCTGGTCGAGCGGCGCTCGAGGCCACGGCGAACCCGGCGCAATCCAACGCGATCTTCTTCGTCGCCGACGGCACCGGGGGCCACGTCTTCGCCAGCACCATCGCCGAGCACAACGCCAACGTCGCCCGTTGGCGCGCGATCGAGGCCGAGCGTCTCGCCGCCGAACGCGCGGGCCGCTAA